A stretch of the Equus caballus isolate H_3958 breed thoroughbred chromosome X, TB-T2T, whole genome shotgun sequence genome encodes the following:
- the LOC100056183 gene encoding RNA polymerase II elongation factor ELL2-like, which produces MDRYDYTAASQGRAGEEVVHQGEVAVGEADGIEPRQDNVTLLPMQLTKPAIQAIDSNPYHENTVPPQTSRQFQGLQGPIKIPPNNSPTDVSNFNFQLSNVSKDNHQDHTQQTVSGYSPSQLSWLHLRRDKMTQCRTTNASQITPVRTQAEEESCNKWKKIGKPCGKKRMPIRKAPQAIPDPVPERKRTAPLNPAYTIRKSRVPNSVRLRPYRDRVIHLLALKDYKKTELLFRLRKDGVEQNDENSLENILNQVANLNTQDFSYTLKDYVFKELQRDWPGYSELDKQSLELVLSQRVDPFQNATDINHSESSIGSSTNETSSPQKWLFNSAVIDPLKKKKVRISHLTTTVQSTSNGRLNNTSEKSAVGLPPLSEAPANPIPPPLPTARLPVSHAPRRVRSNRSSRSTAEGPGTPDPDGDSFSQNSRIFESQQGKHTLKMIASITIPIKYSKLMGKNYLMPDKFKYEIVKCKAKSQEYSIEITEKQKTDPERCGKGAKLNSGEEVEKLCTASGKTCSTSRLPDYLTDYVTIVSSEQHKQ; this is translated from the coding sequence ACAATGTCACTTTACTTCCCATGCAGCTTACCAAGCCAGCCATTCAGGCAATTGACTCTAATCCATACCACGAGAACACAGTACCCCCTCAAACTTCTCGTCAGTTCCAAGGACTCCAAGGGCCTATCAAAATCCCCCCAAACAATTCACCAACTGATGTATCCAACTTTAACTTTCAATTGTCAAATGTGAGTAAAGACAACCATCAAGACCATACTCAACAAACTGTCTCAGGCTATAGTCCCTCACAGCTCAGTTGGCTGCACTTGAGGCGAGATAAAATGACGCAGTGTAGAACAACCAATGCTTCTCAGATAACACCAGTAAGAACCCAGGCAGAAGAGGAATCCTgcaacaaatggaaaaaaattggaaagccatgtggaaagaaaagaatgccAATTCGGAAAGCACCTCAAGCCATTCCAGATCCAGTgcctgagagaaaaagaacagcgCCCCTTAACCCTGCATACACAATTCGAAAATCACGAGTTCCCAACAGTGTCCGCTTGCGGCCATATAGGGACAGGGTGATTCACTTACTGGCATTGAAGGACTACAAGAAAACAGAACTGCTTTTTCGACTTCGGAAAGATGGTGTGGAACAAAATGACGAGAACTCCCTTGAAAATATCCTAAACCAAGTAGCCAATCTGAATACTCAGGATTTTTCATATACCTTAAAGGATTATGTATTTAAAGAACTCCAAAGAGACTGGCCTGGATACAGTGAACTGGACAAGCAGTCATTGGAGTTGGTGCTTTCCCAAAGAGTAGATCCATTTCAGAATGCTACTGACATTAATCACTCAGAATCTTCTATAGGTTCTAGTACAAATGAAACATCATCTCCTCAGAAATGGCTTTTCAATTCTGCTGTTATTgatcctttaaagaaaaagaaagtcagaatATCTCACCTGACAACTACAGTACAGTCAACATCAAACGGTCGTTTGAATAACACCAGTGAAAAATCTGCTGTTGGTCTCCCACCACTCTCTGAAGCTCCTGCCAACCCCATCCCTCCACCATTGCCCACAGCCCGTCTTCCTGTTTCACATGCTCCTCGGCGTGTACGTTCCAACCGCAGTTCTCGCAGCACTGCAGAAGGACCTGGAACCCCAGATCCAGATGGTGACAGTTTTAGTCAAAACAGTAGAATCTTCGAGAGCCAGCAGGGTAAACATACTTTGAAAATGATAGCCTCGATAACAATTCCAATTAAGTATTCGAAGCTCATGGGGAAAAATTATTTGATGCCTGATAAGTTCAAATATGAAATTGTGAAATGCAAAGCAAAGAGCCAAGAGTACAGTATTGAGATCAccgagaaacagaaaacagatcctGAAAGATGCGGTAAAGGTGCAAAGCTGAATTCCGGGGAAGAAGTTGAAAAGCTTTGCACTGCCTCTGGGAAGACTTGTTCAACATCTAGGCTCCCAGATTATTTGACTGACTATGTCACTATAGTTTCCTCTGAGCAACATAAGCAGTAA